AAGCGGCAACCATCGTCGATATTGTATATGCGAGTATTCTAATATTCTTTCAGATGATCAGTAATATGCCTATGTCAACTACCTGGGTCTTCTTAGGAATGCTGGCAGGAAGAGAAATTGTGCTGAACTTTCTCACGTATAGAGATGCGCCTTATTTGGAAACATTCCGAAAGGTCGGAAAGGATGTATTACTTGCCTCGATGGGAATTGCTGTTAGTATCTTCATCTTTTTATTAGCGTCTCAAATATATCCGGAAAAGACCTCTTTTTTCCCAATGTTTTTCAAGTAATTCACAATTGATCTCTAAGAAAGTTTTTTACTGATCTAGGATTGATAAAAAAAGAACGCGTATCGTATTTTTTTGAGTTCCGCTATGAATGGAAAGGGTCTGATTAGAACTTTATAGGCATAAGAATGAAACTTCCTAAAAGAGTGATTTTAGCGACTTCCTTATTATTATTTGCATCCTTCGGACAAAACATCGCGGAGAATTCTCCTAAAAAGCAAGAAGATCCAGTATCTAATATTTTCGTTCAAGTAAACGGTAAGACCTTCACCATTCTAGATGTGGAGAAGGAGATGAGTCAGGAATACTCGGATTTTGTTCAGGACACTAACGATCGCATTTTCCAGTTACTCGAAACTCTGGGTGTGCGCAAGATGCTGATCCTAGAGGCTAAAGAAAAGCAACTTACCTTACAGGAATATTCCAATCAGATCCACAGCTCTGCAAAGATCCCTTCTGAAAACGAGCTAAAAGATCTGTACCAGCAATTGAAGAATGACGGGCAGATCTCAGACACTTTCGAAAAGACAAGACCGCAATTGTTGGATTATCTTGTTACGGTAAATCAAGAAAACGTAATGAGAGATGAGATCAATCGTCTCAAGAAGAAATACAAATACGTCGCTAAGCGTCCTAACATTCTGAAAGAAGCTGATATACTGGGAGAACCTACTCGAGGAGGAAAAAATGCTAAGATCACAATCGTAGAATTTTCCGACTTCGAATGCCCCTTTTGTCTCAAGTCTCAAGCGATCAATCGAGAGATCAGAAAGAAATACGGGGATAAGATCAAATGGGTCTTCAAGGATTTTCCCTTAAGCTTTCATTCTAGGGCAATGGGAGCTCATATTGCTGCGAATTGCGTGTATCGTCAGAACCAGGAGAAATACTGGACCTATTTCGATATGCTATTTGCGGATGTTAGGCCTCAGGAAATATTGACTCCCGCTTGGTTGGAACAAAAGGCAAAGGACTTAAAGCTGGATATGAATGCTTATAAGGCCTGCCTCAAAGACGAATCGATCCAAAAAGAGATCGAAGAGGATATCACCGAGGCGGCTCGGTTAGGGATCAAAGGGACTCCTACCTTCATCATCAATGGAAGAATGATGGAAGGAGCCCAACCTGCAGAGGTATTTGAGAGTTATTTTGACTCTCTGAACGATTAAGCGATATCATATCCATTCAGATCAATCTTGCGAGTTCGAAAGCTGTACTCGTAAGTATGTCCTGGCCAATTATTCGTATTCTTTCCGGATTCGTTGATGTACCAACTAGTGCAACCGGTATCCCAAACGAATTTGTCGAATTTAGATCCCAATGATTCGTTATAATTCTTCATGGTCTGTTTCTTGGGAGTCAGAGAACGGATGCCTTTCTTTCTCATTTCTTGCAAGGCGGAGATGATATAACGGACCTGAGATTCTATCATGAATACGATGGAATTGTGAGCGAGATTTGTATTCGGTCCATACAAGATATAGAAATTCGGAAAACCGGAAACAGCAACTCCTAGATATGCTTCTGCTCCGGACTTCCATGCATCGTTCAAATCTAAATTCTGAACTCCTTTTATCTTCATAGGAGAAAGGAACTCGGTGGCCTTAAAGCCAGTCCCGAAAACCAAAGCATCGAATTTTCTAAATTGACCATCCTTGGTTAGGATACCATCTTTCTGTATCTCGGAGATCGATTCGGAAGTAACAGAAACATTCGGTTTTGCTAATGCTTCGTAATAATCGTTGGAGAGAAGAATTCTCTTACAACCCACGGGATAGTCAGGAGTTAAGATCTCTCTGAGTTTCGGATCTTTGATGAACTTTCTCATGTGAGAAAGACTCATCCATTTTACGATCTTGTTAGCATGATTGTTCTTCTGGAAAGCAATCATCCTAATTTCATTCCATATATAGATTTGGAATCTATGAAGAAGTCTGTATCCAGGAAGATACTTAAATAGGAATTTTTCGAACCCAAAATATTCACGATCCGGCTTAGGAACCACCCAAGGAGCTGTGCGTTGAAAGATCGTGACGTTCGCTCCTTGGTTTACAATTTGAGGAATGAACTGGATCGCACTTGCACCGGTACCCACAGCTGCCACGTTCTTGCCCGCAAAATTATAAGAGGGATCCCAATTTGCCGAATGGAATATTTTTCCGGAGAAAGTCTCTAATCCTTTTAGCTCTGGCAGAGCAGGGCGATTCAATTGTCCTACTGCAGATATAAAGATATTATATTCAAAGGATTCGTTCTTGGTTGTGCGTATCTTCCAAACTCCTGAATTCTCATCCCAGTTTGCGGATTCTATCTCCGTTTGAAATTGGATATGAGGAATGATATCATACTTCTTTGCACAATGTTGTAAGTAGGCGAGGATCTCCGGTTGAGCGGAATATTTTCTAGGCCAATTCGGATTCGGCTCAAAAGAAAAAGAATAAAGATGAGAAGGCACATCGCAGGCTGCGCCAGGGTAGGTATTCTCTCTCCAAGTTCCTCCTACAGAATTTGATTTTTCAAAAATCTTAATATTGTGAAACCCATTCTTCTTCAATTGAATAGCCGCAGCGAGACCGCCAAAGCCAGTTCCTACGATTGCAATGGAAATTGAGGGATCTTTCTTTCCGTTATCCAGCATACTCTTCCTTATCGAGCGACTTTATATCTTTTTGAAAATATGGTGAACTTTTGTTCACATAAAGTCGCTATAGTTCTCTCGAAATTAGGTGCATCGTGCGAATGAAAATTTTTCTAGCAAGCGGATTTTATAATCACTCATCTAACTTAATCTTGTTCGAAATACTTGAAACTGAGTACAATCAAGCAGCGAACGTCCTTTAAGGGACTTTAGTTGAGTTTTAAATTGGATCTTGATATTTATCATCCCGTCAGTAAGACGGATTCGGAACTGAATCCAAGCTTATAGAAATGTGAGAGGAATTTAGAGAAGAAGTCCGTTCAATATAGAATGTTGATTAAGGAAATCTGATATTCGTTAGAAAGGTTCCTATATGAAATATATAACAGTTCCCACATCAGGAGTTCTTCGATTTTTTTTTATTGCGGGAAGAAACCATTTGTGATACGCGTGAGGCTCGGCTGGCTTCGCTGGGTACCACCACACCGGCCCCCACCCAAAGAAGGGTGGGGAACCGACCCCTAAAAGGGAGTCGGTGATCGTAAGATCAAACGAGTCATTCGCTAAAATCGCGTCTTAGGGCCGATCGAAAGCTGAACCTATAACAAGGCGCGAAACTTTGCCAAAAAGAAGGGTGGGGAAAACCACTTTACTTTTTCTTCTTCGTTCCAGTTGCCTTCTTCGGTTTGGATTCCACGTCCTTAGCCCAAACTTCTAACAAAGAATCTTTGGATACACTGTGCTGAGCCGATCCTCCATGGGATTCTATCGTAGCGCTCATATCAGGACGGAACTTACCTTCGATCCATTCCCTGAATCTGTCGATTCCTCCAAAGATGGAAGGCACTACGATCAAGGTAACCAAGGTAGAAAGAATTAAGCCTCCGATGATCGCGATACCCATAGCGGTCCTAGACTTGGCAGCTTCTCCCAAACCTAAAGCGATTGGGACAGTTCCCATGATCATCGCGATGGAAGTCATTAAGATCGGACGCAAACGAACGACCCCGGCTTCGAAGATTGCTTCGTTACGAGTGATCCCTCTTTCTCGGACAGCCTGCATTGCATAGTCCACGAGAAGGATGGAGTTCTTGGCAACCAATCCCATGAGAAGGATCAAACCGATCATGGAGAAGATATTCAACATCTCACCAGTAATGAATAATGCGAAGAATGCTCCTGAGATCGCAGGAGGGATCGCAAATAAGATCGTGATCGGCGTAATAAAGGATTCATACAAGGAAGAAAGAACCAAATAGATGAAGATCAAGGCTAAACCGAAGGCTACGATGATGTTTAAGAACAATTCCTTTAAGTCTTCCGATTGGCCTTGGAAATTATAGCGAACTCCTACTGGAGGTTTCAGATCTGTAGTAAGGATTTTGTTCACATCATCCATTGCCGTTCCGATCGCGCCGCCCGGAGCCAAGTTTGCGTTTACCACGATTGCTCTTGCTCTATCGATACGATTGATTCGAGAAGGACCTAGGTTTTCCTTACCTGTACTGATGGCGCCTAACGGGATTAGTCTGTTTGCAATGTTCGGCACCTTAGTTTGACCGTAGGCCGCTCTCAGGTTCCTTTGCTCAGGTTTCAATCTCATACGGACTTCGTACTCAATACCTTTGTCATAAAACTTACTTACTTGATCACCTGCGATCTGATATCTTAGCTCTGAGCCTGCGACTCCAGGAAGGACACCTACCAATTGCATTTTCAGATTGTCCAATAAGATCTGGTATTCCGGTTTACCACCTCTGAAGTCGGTATCAATATCCGCCAAGTCCTTCACATTTTTCAAACGATCTAGTACTTTTTTAGAATATGCTTCCACTTCGTCCAAGTTGTTTCCTTTTAGAACCAACTGGAACGGATACTGAACACCTCCACCCACTGCGGAGTAATCGGAAACTGCGGGCCTCGCAAATTCGTAGGCCTTCAGCATTTTACGGATATCTTCTTTAACTGCGGTAGTATCCCTGTTCCTTTTTTTGGAGGAAACCAATGCAATTGCAAGCACAGCGGTGTTTGGTTCCCCTCCGTCTGGCTTTCCTATAGTGATAGCGATCTTGTCCATCTCTGGGAATTTTTGAAGCTCGGCTAAAACCTTATCGGATACATCCTTCGTTCCTTGCAAGCTTGTGCCTGGAGGAAGATCCAGAGTTACTAAGAATTCTCCCTGGTCATTCGGAGGAAGGAAGGTCTTCTTCACGAACTTAGCATTTACCACGAACGACGAGATAAAGATAAATACGGTAAGAAGGATGATCTTGCCTGGATGAGCAAGAGCATAATGCATTATGATCCCGTAAATCTTCTCCAACCAAGTTTGGAATTTGTCGAATGCTTCTACCGCAGCGTTCTTTTTGTCATGGCTGAGTTTTCCCGCGAAGTATGCAGAGAGCATAGGTGCCACGAATAGCCCGTCGAACAAGGAAATGATCATGGCAAATACCACGGTCAATCCGAACTGCTTGAAGAACTGTCCCACGATCCCAGACAAGAATCCAACCGGGAAGAATACCGCGATCACAGTCAAAGAGGTTCCGATAACTGCGAGCGCAACTTCCATGGTTCCTTTTTCAGAGGCTTCTAGGACATTTGCGCCTTCTTCCAATTTTCGGAAGATATTCTCGCGGACTACGATCGCATCGTCCACGAGTAGCCCCACCGCGAGAGACAAGGCCAAGAGAGTCATAATGTTGATAGTGAACCCCATCACCCACATGATGATGAATGCACCTAAAAGAGAGTTAGGAAGAGCTAAACCAGTGATGATCGTAGATCTTAGGTTCCCTAAGAAGAAGTAAACGGTGATCACAGCCAGAAGAATTCCCAAAACGATTGCTTCGGTTACGTCTTCTACGTTGTAGCGGATCCATCTGGAACCGTCCCGGATGAGTCGGATCTTAGGCTTTCCTTCTAAAGGTTGGATGTCAGAGTTGAGCTTGTCGATCCGTTTGAGTACTTCGTCCGCAACAGCTACTGTGTTCGCTCCGGATTGCTTATAAACGTCGATGAATAAGGCAGGTTTCAGTTCTTTTTCCGGAGGAGCAGCTTCTTTCACTCCTCGGATACGATTGAACATTCTTCCGATTCTTCCCGGAAATTGGCGCATCCAAATAAATGGGTGAGTGAGAAATCCTGCTTCCTCTTCTTCTACCTCGTCGCTCTTGGAAGCCCAAAGATAACCTAAGGTTTCTTCGTCTTCCGTTCCGTCTCTTACTGTTCCAAGTTGTTTAATGAGTACTGAGTTTCCTACGTCTCCTCCGAAGGAAACGATGGTGTTCTCTATTTGAGAAAGTGATTCATATCTTCCTAATGTTCTATAGGAAGTTTCCTTAGCGCCAGAATCGAATTTTCCTACGGGAACGTTTAAGCCTGCAGTCTTGAGTCGATTCGCGATCACTACCATAGGCATTTGGTAAGAGACCAATTTATTCCGATCCAATTCGATCTGGATCTCTCTTCTGGTTCCTCCGACTAAC
Above is a window of Leptospira semungkisensis DNA encoding:
- a CDS encoding DsbA family protein, which produces MKLPKRVILATSLLLFASFGQNIAENSPKKQEDPVSNIFVQVNGKTFTILDVEKEMSQEYSDFVQDTNDRIFQLLETLGVRKMLILEAKEKQLTLQEYSNQIHSSAKIPSENELKDLYQQLKNDGQISDTFEKTRPQLLDYLVTVNQENVMRDEINRLKKKYKYVAKRPNILKEADILGEPTRGGKNAKITIVEFSDFECPFCLKSQAINREIRKKYGDKIKWVFKDFPLSFHSRAMGAHIAANCVYRQNQEKYWTYFDMLFADVRPQEILTPAWLEQKAKDLKLDMNAYKACLKDESIQKEIEEDITEAARLGIKGTPTFIINGRMMEGAQPAEVFESYFDSLND
- a CDS encoding flavin-containing monooxygenase, encoding MLDNGKKDPSISIAIVGTGFGGLAAAIQLKKNGFHNIKIFEKSNSVGGTWRENTYPGAACDVPSHLYSFSFEPNPNWPRKYSAQPEILAYLQHCAKKYDIIPHIQFQTEIESANWDENSGVWKIRTTKNESFEYNIFISAVGQLNRPALPELKGLETFSGKIFHSANWDPSYNFAGKNVAAVGTGASAIQFIPQIVNQGANVTIFQRTAPWVVPKPDREYFGFEKFLFKYLPGYRLLHRFQIYIWNEIRMIAFQKNNHANKIVKWMSLSHMRKFIKDPKLREILTPDYPVGCKRILLSNDYYEALAKPNVSVTSESISEIQKDGILTKDGQFRKFDALVFGTGFKATEFLSPMKIKGVQNLDLNDAWKSGAEAYLGVAVSGFPNFYILYGPNTNLAHNSIVFMIESQVRYIISALQEMRKKGIRSLTPKKQTMKNYNESLGSKFDKFVWDTGCTSWYINESGKNTNNWPGHTYEYSFRTRKIDLNGYDIA
- a CDS encoding efflux RND transporter permease subunit — protein: MNIALLSIKRPILITSLVILMLITGVFSLSKMGVDLFPDVNIPVVSVTTIYPGAGPEEIEELISKPLEEELSSIAGLKKITSRNQEGVSVVAGEFTLSTDIKYAEQQFRDKTALVRPKLPDGIKEPKVVRFDPADQPIIRLAVFADLGQAKLYDLAKETVKAKLEQIAGVGSVKLVGGTRREIQIELDRNKLVSYQMPMVVIANRLKTAGLNVPVGKFDSGAKETSYRTLGRYESLSQIENTIVSFGGDVGNSVLIKQLGTVRDGTEDEETLGYLWASKSDEVEEEEAGFLTHPFIWMRQFPGRIGRMFNRIRGVKEAAPPEKELKPALFIDVYKQSGANTVAVADEVLKRIDKLNSDIQPLEGKPKIRLIRDGSRWIRYNVEDVTEAIVLGILLAVITVYFFLGNLRSTIITGLALPNSLLGAFIIMWVMGFTINIMTLLALSLAVGLLVDDAIVVRENIFRKLEEGANVLEASEKGTMEVALAVIGTSLTVIAVFFPVGFLSGIVGQFFKQFGLTVVFAMIISLFDGLFVAPMLSAYFAGKLSHDKKNAAVEAFDKFQTWLEKIYGIIMHYALAHPGKIILLTVFIFISSFVVNAKFVKKTFLPPNDQGEFLVTLDLPPGTSLQGTKDVSDKVLAELQKFPEMDKIAITIGKPDGGEPNTAVLAIALVSSKKRNRDTTAVKEDIRKMLKAYEFARPAVSDYSAVGGGVQYPFQLVLKGNNLDEVEAYSKKVLDRLKNVKDLADIDTDFRGGKPEYQILLDNLKMQLVGVLPGVAGSELRYQIAGDQVSKFYDKGIEYEVRMRLKPEQRNLRAAYGQTKVPNIANRLIPLGAISTGKENLGPSRINRIDRARAIVVNANLAPGGAIGTAMDDVNKILTTDLKPPVGVRYNFQGQSEDLKELFLNIIVAFGLALIFIYLVLSSLYESFITPITILFAIPPAISGAFFALFITGEMLNIFSMIGLILLMGLVAKNSILLVDYAMQAVRERGITRNEAIFEAGVVRLRPILMTSIAMIMGTVPIALGLGEAAKSRTAMGIAIIGGLILSTLVTLIVVPSIFGGIDRFREWIEGKFRPDMSATIESHGGSAQHSVSKDSLLEVWAKDVESKPKKATGTKKKK